TCCCGAGAGGTCCACGGCTGTCGGAACCAGCGAAAATAACGTCCTGCATGGCACGTCCACGCAGGTGTTTGGCGCTCATTTCTCCCATGGCCCAGCGAATCGAGTCGATAATATTAGACTTTCCACACCCGTTGGGACCCACGACACCGGTGATACCGTCGCCAAAGGTCAATTTGGTGCGTTCTGCAAAGGACTTAAACCCGCAGATTTCAAGACTTTTAATTCGCATATCAGATCACAGCGTCCATTTGGTATGAAGTACCATACCATAGGTTGCCATACCTCTCCCCTACTAAATTCAGTAACAGAGTCGGTCAGCGCCGAGCAAGTTCAAAGGCCGGGCTTCTACACTCTCAGTGCCGCTTTGGGCAATTGCGATCTAAAAGGATCTTAGAAAAGGCTTACTTAAGAATGCCCACCCGCGGGATCGCCACACCGGCTACCGTATCGAAGCCCTCATCGGCCTCCAGGCTTGGCGAACCGTCCAGGATTGAGCTGCTATCAGCTCCTTTTGCCGCACGTCGGTACTTCGAAGCTGCTGCCTCCTGGCCGTAGGGTCGTCCCGAATTACCGGCTTGGATAGCTTCAACTCGTCTCGCTGCCGGCCCTGCTGCCGCTGCTTGATAACTGGACATCGCCACGGCGACGGGAGCAACATCAGGACGTTGTTCGGCTAAATGAAGTGCACCCAAGCGTCCACTGGTGGCTTGGCGTATATCCATTGCGCTCTCAAGGCGCTGCTTACGAACCACGTTGTTCTCAAATTGTTCAATGGTTGCCTGGCCCAAACTATCAGACCGGTTGGTCGCAGTATTTTGGCGGACATGGTCATCAGCCTTAACCACCTGAACAGAAGATGATTGCTTGCCGCGCTCGACTGCAGGGCTAAAATCCTCTCGCGTCGACGCTCCGGGGTCTCCGGGCTTCACGGACTCTACGTTAGTCAGAGGATTGGCTCTCATTTGAGCATACGGATCCATCGCTGCAACCACTGATGAATCGCTTCCGCCAAGTTCACCACCTCCAGCTGATCTTCGACTTAGCCGCTGGGCTGCATCAAAGTGACTGGATGGATTGATTGGATCGATGCTCACGAAATATCCCGGCCGGTGAATTAAAACTTCACCCCTTAATAACGTTCATGTTTTAAATGTTATCGAGCCGGGTATGGCTCATATGGCGCAGCCTCGTCAAGCCAAGAGCTATGCACCCCTAGTTTAGCCCTGCTTTCCTCAGACGCAAAGCCCAGAAGGCCATTTTCCACCGATTTCACGAACTTTTGGCGCACAAGCAGCTCGTGCTATAGACCCTTCATGAGAATAATTGGTGGAAAAGCCAAAGGCAGACGCCTCCAGGTGCCGAAAAACGGAGTAAGACCTACACCAGATCGGGTTCGAGAAGCTCTTTGCTCGATGCTCGGCCCTGAGATACCTGAGGCTAGAATTCTCGATCTTTTTGCCGGTACCGGCGCCTTCGGTCTGGAATGTCTGTCTCGAGGTGCGAGTGCTCTTACCCTTGTTGAGAAAAACACTAAGAATATTAGAGTGTTAAGGGAGAACATCGAAAAAACTCAGCTGTCTTCGCCTAACGTCATCAATATGCCTGCCCTAAAAGCTCTAAAGCAGCTCAGTGCACAAAATACCAAGTTCGATATCGCCTTCCTAGATCCGCCGTTTGACGCCGGATTATTAGAACAATCTTTGCACTTACTCGTAGAACTAGATTTGATGGATAATGACGGCTGCGCTATTTGCGAGCATCGCAGCCAAGTATCTCCACCCTCTGCACCAGCAGGTTGGGGACAGGTGCTTACACGGGCCTACGGTGATGTTACCATTACAGTGTTTCGCCCCGATACGCAGGAGGAAGAACAATGACGATCGCGCTCTACCCAGGATCCTTTGATCCCGTTACAAACGGCCATATCAACCTCATCGAACGTGGGCTTCAAGTGTTCGACAAACTCATTGTGGCGGTGGCCAGCAACGTTCGAAAGAAATCACTCTTCACCCCACAAGAACGCATTGAGATGATTCGAGACGCAGTCGACTCTGAGCATCTGGAAGTCAGAAGCTTTGAAGGACTTCTCGTAGATTACGCTCGTGAAATAGATGCCCGCATCATTCTAAGAGGGCTGAGAGCACTTTCTGATTTTGAGTTTGAATTTCAACTTGCCCACATGAACAGACGTCTGGGTGCTAAAAACCCCGGTGGTATTGAGACGGTTTTTATGATGACCGGTGAAGAGCACTTCTATGTTTCAAGCAGCTTAGTGCGGGAAATTGCTTCATTTGGCGGAGAGGTCGAGGGGCTCGTTCCCGAGCTGGCCTACGATAAGCTGAAACTCAAATTCGCCACGCAAGACACATAGACTCAATAGAATGACCCTTTTTTCGCAAGAAGTATTTCAATAGCCGTAATAATTCTGCAACTATAAATATGAACGAGTTTTCCAATCGAGGCTGTTTCGCTCGAGTTAGAATCCACACTGAGAGCCTTCAGGTTCTTGTGAAACGAGATGGTGGTCACAAAGAAGTGTTAAATGCTGTTCACAACAAGATCCTGAGCTTAGCCGTGGTCTGCCTATCCGCATTCAGCATCAGTGTCTTCAGCACCGGTTGCCAGGACAAGAAAATAGTTCGAGGGTATCCTGACCAGTATTCAGGGATCGGCGTCGAGCTTAAGATAGATGAAGCC
This is a stretch of genomic DNA from Deltaproteobacteria bacterium. It encodes these proteins:
- the rsmD gene encoding 16S rRNA (guanine(966)-N(2))-methyltransferase RsmD, with the protein product MRIIGGKAKGRRLQVPKNGVRPTPDRVREALCSMLGPEIPEARILDLFAGTGAFGLECLSRGASALTLVEKNTKNIRVLRENIEKTQLSSPNVINMPALKALKQLSAQNTKFDIAFLDPPFDAGLLEQSLHLLVELDLMDNDGCAICEHRSQVSPPSAPAGWGQVLTRAYGDVTITVFRPDTQEEEQ
- the coaD gene encoding pantetheine-phosphate adenylyltransferase; its protein translation is MTIALYPGSFDPVTNGHINLIERGLQVFDKLIVAVASNVRKKSLFTPQERIEMIRDAVDSEHLEVRSFEGLLVDYAREIDARIILRGLRALSDFEFEFQLAHMNRRLGAKNPGGIETVFMMTGEEHFYVSSSLVREIASFGGEVEGLVPELAYDKLKLKFATQDT